In Salvelinus namaycush isolate Seneca unplaced genomic scaffold, SaNama_1.0 Scaffold1680, whole genome shotgun sequence, a genomic segment contains:
- the LOC120037293 gene encoding Na(+)/H(+) exchange regulatory cofactor NHE-RF2-like, translating to MASELKPRLCIMTKSENGYGFHLHGEKGKNGQYIRKVEPASSAEASGLRPGDRVIEVNRGNVEKDTHHQVVQRIKAVEHETRLLVVDRETDEYLRSLRLVCTEEMAVRLGGPTSVSPASPPASPPPSSPPASSPAAKRENGSVSKLPATLTREVPKPTRRSPSRAAKKVFLGLPLLLSPCGFQTPEADVE from the exons ATGGCCAGCGAACTGAAACCACGGCTTTGTATCATGACAAAGAGTGAGAACGGGTATGGGTTTCACTTGCACGGTGAGAAGGGGAAGAACGGCCAGTACATTCGCAAAGTTGAGCCCGCGTCGTCAGCCGAAGCTTCGGGTCTGCGCCCGGGGGACCGTGTCATTGAGGTGAACAGGGGAAATGTGGAGAAAGATACGCACCATCAA gtggtGCAGAGGATCAAGGCGGTGGAGCATGAGACCAGGCTGCTGGTGGTAGACCGGGAGACGGATGAGTACCTCCGCAGCCTGCGCCTCGTCTGCACCGAGGAGATGGCTGTCCGTCTGGGGGGACCCACCTCTGTGTCCCCTGCCTCACCCCCAGCCTCACCGCCCCCCTCCTCGCCCCCGGCCTCCTCACCCGCGGCCAAGAGAGAGAACGGCTCCGTGTCCAAGCTGCCCGCCACCCTGACCAGGGAGGTACCCAAGCCCACGCGAAGGTCTCCGTCGCGGGCCGCCAAGAAG GTGTTCTTGGGTCTTCCTCTCTTGCTTTCACCCTGTGGGTTCCAG ACTCCAGAGGCTGACGTAGAGTGA